One Gemmatimonadota bacterium DNA window includes the following coding sequences:
- a CDS encoding 2-oxoglutarate dehydrogenase E1 component has protein sequence MDLLREFHGPNAGYVIALYEQYLEDPESVDAETRALFSRHAADLDGDPTAGTDGTSSAASPARADGTASADGSASPAGIDQIVFIANLAQNVREYGHLGAHLDPLADPRYFPYSVFATEDDAALGDPLTELELEAQGVTEVTMRQLPSSLIGGPVGQQCDNASEALKKLKRVYSSTTGYDYMHIEVPGEREWLQEAAETGRFRPSEDDQSALAILDRLTEVEVFEQFLHRTFPGKTRFSIEGLDTMILVLDGVIGEAAENNTCNILIGMAHRGRLNVLAHILHKPYEHILAEFRDPVQRVNKTGNDTGWTGDVKYHSGAQRRYQDRQGKEVDLHIHLAPNPSHLEAVNPVLEGMARAAGTIVNLPGDVRPLPERNLPILIHGDAAFSGQGVVAETFTLYRVPGFRTGGTIHLITNNQLGYTTPSEQSRSTLYASDIARGFEIPIIHVNADDPAACLEAARIAYAYRVKFRKDFLIDLIGYRRHGHNEGDDPSLTHPSLYRRIDAHPTVRKLWADRLAAEGRIEAGKPEELVAGRMGAMQTMLDELKPEEVLVEPYYKPPRSGTARRTRSSVSMRRLKNLNKALWTFPDQFTLHPRLKRVIERRRRALDDVDARKIDWAHAETLAFATIIEDGVPVRLTGQDVERGTFSQRHNVLHDYETDRAWTPLRRLPQANASFETRNTPLTEYAALGFEYGYSIQAPERFVLWEAQYGDFVDGAQIIIDEFLVSGRAKWGQTSSLTILLPHGFEGQGPDHSSGLMERFLSFGADFNIRIANCTTAAQYFHLLRRQSRLLESDPLPLIIMTPKSLLRHPDVASSARELAEGKWMPIIKDERAEEHPEKIRRLVFCSGKVYVDLMNDELWESATHAAVVRIEQLYPVAEDQVAGIIGQFPGLEEVVWLQEEPENMGAWDYIRKVLETVLDGRCPTYRVSRPPSAVPSEGSTAVHNQNQKNLVKMAFDMGASGNIEMH, from the coding sequence TTGGATCTCTTGCGCGAGTTCCATGGCCCAAACGCCGGATACGTGATCGCGTTATACGAGCAATACCTCGAAGATCCCGAATCTGTCGACGCGGAAACCCGCGCGCTGTTCTCCCGCCATGCAGCTGACCTCGACGGAGATCCAACTGCCGGCACCGACGGAACTTCAAGCGCCGCCAGCCCCGCCAGAGCCGACGGCACAGCCAGCGCAGACGGCAGCGCCAGTCCGGCCGGTATCGACCAGATCGTCTTCATCGCCAATCTCGCCCAGAACGTCCGCGAGTATGGACATCTCGGCGCCCACCTGGACCCCCTGGCCGATCCCAGGTATTTTCCTTATTCCGTCTTCGCGACCGAGGACGACGCCGCACTGGGCGACCCCCTGACCGAGCTGGAACTGGAGGCGCAGGGCGTGACCGAAGTGACGATGCGACAACTGCCCTCCTCCCTGATCGGCGGTCCGGTGGGCCAGCAGTGCGACAATGCCTCCGAGGCCCTCAAGAAACTCAAGCGCGTCTATTCCTCCACCACCGGTTACGACTACATGCACATCGAGGTGCCCGGAGAGCGGGAATGGCTGCAGGAGGCCGCGGAAACGGGGCGGTTCAGACCCTCGGAAGATGACCAGAGCGCACTGGCCATCCTCGACCGTCTTACCGAGGTGGAGGTCTTCGAGCAGTTCCTGCACCGGACTTTCCCCGGCAAGACCCGGTTCTCCATCGAAGGCCTGGACACCATGATCCTCGTCCTGGACGGGGTGATCGGCGAGGCCGCGGAGAACAACACCTGCAACATCCTCATCGGCATGGCCCACCGGGGCCGGCTCAACGTGCTGGCCCACATCCTGCACAAACCCTACGAACACATCCTGGCCGAATTCCGGGACCCGGTGCAGCGGGTCAACAAGACCGGCAACGACACGGGCTGGACCGGCGACGTGAAGTACCACAGCGGCGCCCAGCGCAGATACCAGGACCGGCAGGGCAAGGAAGTGGACCTGCATATCCACCTCGCACCGAACCCCAGCCACCTGGAAGCGGTCAATCCGGTGCTCGAGGGCATGGCCCGCGCCGCGGGGACGATCGTCAACCTGCCGGGGGATGTCCGGCCCCTGCCCGAGCGGAACCTGCCCATCCTGATCCATGGCGACGCGGCGTTTTCGGGACAGGGCGTCGTCGCGGAGACCTTTACGCTCTACCGCGTCCCGGGTTTCAGGACGGGCGGCACGATCCACCTCATCACCAACAACCAGCTCGGGTACACCACCCCGTCGGAACAGTCCCGCAGCACGCTGTACGCCAGCGACATCGCGCGGGGATTCGAAATCCCTATCATCCATGTGAACGCCGACGACCCGGCGGCCTGTCTGGAGGCCGCCCGCATCGCCTACGCCTATCGCGTCAAGTTCCGCAAGGACTTCCTGATCGACCTGATCGGGTATCGCCGGCACGGCCACAACGAGGGAGACGATCCTTCGCTCACCCATCCCAGTCTCTACCGGCGGATCGACGCCCATCCGACGGTGAGGAAGCTGTGGGCCGACCGGCTCGCGGCGGAGGGCCGGATCGAAGCGGGTAAGCCGGAGGAATTGGTCGCCGGCCGCATGGGGGCCATGCAGACGATGCTGGATGAATTGAAACCGGAAGAAGTGCTCGTGGAGCCCTATTACAAACCGCCCAGGTCGGGTACCGCCCGGCGGACGCGTTCTTCCGTTTCCATGCGGCGTCTGAAGAACCTGAACAAGGCGCTGTGGACGTTTCCGGATCAATTCACCCTGCATCCCCGGCTCAAGCGCGTGATCGAACGCCGGCGGCGAGCGCTGGACGACGTGGACGCCCGGAAAATCGACTGGGCCCATGCCGAGACCCTGGCCTTCGCCACCATCATCGAGGACGGCGTGCCGGTCCGCCTCACGGGCCAGGACGTGGAGCGGGGGACCTTCAGCCAGCGGCACAACGTACTGCACGACTACGAGACCGACCGGGCCTGGACGCCGTTGCGGCGGCTGCCCCAGGCGAACGCCTCCTTCGAGACGCGGAACACGCCGTTGACCGAATATGCCGCGCTGGGATTCGAATACGGGTACAGCATTCAGGCGCCGGAGCGATTCGTACTCTGGGAAGCCCAGTACGGCGACTTCGTGGACGGCGCCCAGATCATCATCGACGAATTCCTCGTTTCCGGCCGGGCCAAGTGGGGACAGACATCGTCCTTGACCATCCTGCTCCCGCACGGATTCGAAGGGCAGGGGCCGGATCACTCCAGCGGGCTGATGGAGCGATTCCTGTCCTTCGGCGCCGATTTCAACATCCGCATCGCCAACTGCACCACGGCGGCCCAGTACTTTCATCTGCTGAGGCGGCAGTCGAGGCTCCTCGAATCCGACCCGCTGCCCCTCATCATCATGACACCCAAGAGCCTGTTACGTCATCCCGACGTGGCCTCTTCCGCCCGCGAACTGGCCGAAGGGAAATGGATGCCGATTATCAAAGACGAGCGCGCGGAGGAACATCCGGAGAAGATTCGGAGACTGGTGTTCTGCAGCGGCAAGGTGTACGTCGACCTGATGAACGACGAGCTGTGGGAAAGCGCAACCCATGCCGCGGTCGTTCGCATTGAGCAACTCTACCCGGTGGCGGAGGACCAGGTGGCCGGGATCATCGGGCAGTTCCCCGGGCTGGAGGAAGTCGTCTGGCTCCAGGAAGAACCTGAGAACATGGGCGCCTGGGACTACATCCGCAAGGTCTTGGAGACGGTCCTGGATGGCCGGTGCCCGACCTACCGCGTATCCCGCCCGCCGAGCGCGGTGCCCTCGGAGGGTTCGACGGCCGTTCACAACCAAAACCAGAAAAACCTCGTTAAAATGGCCTTTGACATGGGCGCGTCGGGAAATATCGAGATGCATTGA
- the odhB gene encoding 2-oxoglutarate dehydrogenase complex dihydrolipoyllysine-residue succinyltransferase: MAIDITVPQLGESIVEATVVQWFKQEGDPVTTGEALLELETEKVTLEVNANDSGVLSRIERAAGEDVRIGDLLGVLDETDEAAATNSSETSADEPGSADEPGSADEPPLPARGESGPSEAVTDDRVTPVARRMADEAGISLSDVEGTGMGGRIRREDVERAVAARREQDMSAQTGLAGEVSGAGAAAESQEDAAASSRSPASERKVEPPTPAADPTVPTADPAGDDREEIVPMSRRRRTIASRLVEAQQTAAMLTTFNEIDMSTVMTIRRRNREAFEERHGVRLGFMSFFVKAVIGALRDFPELNAEIRGDAIVRKHYYDIGIAVGAEDGLVVPVLRDADRMSFAEIESNIRQYAAKAGEGKLSLEDLRGGTFTITNGGVFGSMLSTPILNPPQVGILGLHRIDDRPVAVDGEVVIRPMMYVALSYDHRIIDGREAVQFLAKVKTLIEVPAALLLEV; this comes from the coding sequence ATGGCCATCGATATCACCGTGCCGCAACTGGGTGAATCCATCGTAGAAGCAACCGTCGTCCAGTGGTTCAAGCAGGAAGGCGACCCGGTCACGACCGGCGAAGCGCTTCTGGAGCTCGAGACGGAGAAAGTCACTCTCGAGGTGAACGCCAACGACAGCGGTGTACTTTCCCGTATCGAACGGGCCGCTGGCGAGGACGTCCGCATCGGCGACCTGCTTGGCGTACTGGACGAAACCGATGAAGCGGCGGCGACGAACAGCTCGGAAACATCAGCAGATGAGCCCGGTTCCGCGGATGAGCCCGGTTCCGCGGATGAACCCCCCTTACCCGCCCGGGGAGAGTCAGGACCGTCCGAAGCGGTCACCGACGACCGGGTAACGCCTGTGGCGCGGCGTATGGCGGATGAGGCGGGGATTTCCTTGTCGGACGTGGAAGGGACCGGGATGGGTGGCCGGATCCGCAGGGAGGACGTGGAACGTGCGGTGGCGGCGAGAAGAGAACAGGACATGTCCGCGCAGACCGGGCTGGCCGGCGAAGTATCGGGTGCCGGGGCAGCAGCGGAGTCGCAGGAGGATGCGGCAGCATCCAGCAGGAGTCCGGCATCCGAACGAAAGGTTGAACCGCCGACGCCCGCGGCCGACCCGACGGTGCCCACGGCCGACCCGGCCGGTGACGACCGGGAAGAAATCGTGCCCATGTCCCGGCGCCGGCGCACCATCGCCAGCCGGCTCGTGGAGGCGCAGCAGACCGCGGCGATGCTGACGACCTTCAACGAGATCGACATGAGCACGGTGATGACGATACGCCGCAGGAACCGGGAGGCCTTCGAGGAACGGCACGGCGTGCGGCTGGGATTCATGTCTTTCTTCGTCAAGGCCGTGATCGGCGCGCTCAGGGATTTCCCCGAACTCAATGCCGAGATCCGCGGGGACGCGATCGTCAGGAAGCACTACTACGACATCGGTATCGCCGTGGGCGCCGAAGACGGACTCGTGGTGCCGGTCCTGCGGGACGCGGACCGCATGTCATTCGCCGAGATCGAAAGCAATATCAGACAGTACGCGGCAAAGGCGGGCGAGGGCAAACTGTCGCTGGAGGACCTGCGCGGCGGCACCTTCACGATCACGAACGGAGGGGTTTTCGGTTCGATGCTGAGCACGCCCATCCTGAACCCGCCGCAGGTCGGCATACTGGGGCTGCACCGCATCGACGACCGTCCTGTGGCCGTCGACGGGGAGGTCGTGATCCGTCCCATGATGTACGTGGCGCTGAGCTACGACCACCGGATCATCGACGGCCGGGAAGCCGTGCAGTTCCTGGCCAAGGTCAAGACCCTGATCGAGGTGCCCGCGGCTTTGCTGCTCGAAGTGTGA
- a CDS encoding NfeD family protein — protein MAWWVWIVGGVLLCLAEMATPGAFYLLFFGVAALVVGVLAWVGLVETTWVQFLLFSVVSIASLVLFRRMLTEKLNPDEPATKINTLEGESGTALEDIPADGTGKVEVRGTSWNAVNKGDTLIEKGQACLVERVEGVSLWVRSA, from the coding sequence ATGGCCTGGTGGGTCTGGATTGTTGGCGGCGTGTTGCTCTGCCTGGCCGAGATGGCCACGCCAGGCGCTTTCTACCTGCTGTTCTTCGGCGTCGCCGCGCTCGTGGTCGGCGTGCTGGCCTGGGTAGGCCTGGTGGAAACAACCTGGGTCCAGTTTCTCCTGTTTTCCGTTGTCTCCATCGCCTCGCTCGTCCTGTTCCGCAGGATGTTGACCGAAAAACTGAATCCCGATGAGCCCGCTACGAAGATCAACACCCTGGAAGGCGAATCGGGAACGGCCCTCGAGGACATCCCGGCCGATGGCACCGGCAAGGTAGAAGTGCGGGGCACGAGCTGGAACGCCGTGAACAAGGGAGACACGCTTATCGAAAAGGGACAGGCCTGCCTGGTCGAACGTGTTGAAGGCGTCTCACTCTGGGTAAGGAGCGCGTAA
- a CDS encoding paraslipin has translation METLIVTIVVAIAAIIFLRNLIIVVPQQEARVIERLGKYSKTLNAGFYILLPFVDRVAYRHTLKEQSIDIPEQLCITRDNVQVGVDGVLYMQVLDAERASYGIADYDLAITQLAQTTLRSEVGKIDLDKTFEERGAINFAVVSELDKASDPWGVKVLRYEISNISPPRDVLEAMEKQMRAEREKRAAILNSEGLRDSNINQAEGEKQKVIKESEATKQQQINEAEGEAQAILTVANATAEGVRAIAGAIKSDGGDEAVQLRVAEQYIETFGNLAKSGNSLIIPSNLSDVSSIIASAMSVIKHDRTADNGDRGRV, from the coding sequence ATGGAAACCTTGATCGTAACCATCGTCGTCGCGATCGCCGCGATTATATTCCTGAGAAACCTGATCATCGTCGTGCCGCAGCAGGAAGCCCGCGTCATCGAAAGGCTGGGGAAGTACAGCAAGACGCTGAATGCCGGTTTCTACATCCTGCTGCCCTTCGTGGACCGGGTGGCCTACCGGCACACGCTGAAGGAACAGTCCATCGACATCCCGGAACAGCTCTGCATCACGCGGGACAACGTCCAGGTCGGCGTGGACGGTGTACTCTACATGCAGGTGCTGGACGCGGAGCGGGCCTCCTACGGCATAGCCGATTACGACCTGGCCATCACGCAACTCGCCCAGACGACCCTGAGAAGCGAGGTCGGCAAGATCGACCTGGACAAGACCTTCGAAGAGCGCGGCGCCATCAACTTTGCCGTCGTAAGCGAACTGGACAAGGCGTCCGATCCCTGGGGCGTCAAGGTCCTGAGGTACGAAATCAGCAACATCAGTCCGCCCCGGGACGTCCTGGAGGCCATGGAGAAGCAGATGCGGGCGGAACGGGAGAAGCGGGCGGCCATCCTGAATTCGGAAGGGCTGCGCGACTCCAATATCAACCAGGCCGAGGGCGAGAAGCAGAAGGTCATCAAGGAGTCCGAGGCCACGAAGCAGCAGCAGATCAACGAGGCCGAGGGCGAAGCCCAGGCCATCCTCACCGTCGCAAACGCCACGGCCGAGGGTGTCCGGGCCATAGCCGGCGCCATCAAGTCGGACGGAGGCGACGAGGCCGTACAGTTAAGGGTGGCCGAGCAGTACATCGAAACCTTCGGCAACCTGGCCAAGTCGGGCAACAGCCTGATCATTCCGTCCAATCTCAGTGACGTCAGCTCCATCATCGCATCGGCCATGTCCGTGATCAAGCACGACCGGACCGCAGATAACGGCGATCGGGGGCGCGTCTAG
- a CDS encoding radical SAM protein — protein sequence MMKRDDVILLISCYELGHQPFSLASPAARLKSVGYNVSVVDAAIEPVPEDIVRRAGFIGISVPMHTAMRVGMDLSRRIRNLNPGAHLCFYGLYATLNAEYLLSHGADSVIGGEFEQPLCDLVGRLCDGESSVATGETVSAGEPASAGGEAGGTAAAPNLARQSWLVPDRDTLPGLKRYAQLDNGIESLPAGYTETTRGCLHTCLHCPITPVYNGRFFAVPADVVLADVDQQVQMGARHITFGDPDFLNGPTHVLRILRRMSDAHPGLTFDFTTKIEHILQHPSFFPEARDLGGIFVVSAVESVSNLVLERLRKGHTRDDVVRALAILRDADLPMRPSLVAFTPWTTLDGYLDLLDFVEVHDLVDHIDLVQYTIRLLVPPGSALLAEAETRSWIGALDEAGFTYAWRHDDGRMDRLHQRVSRLVEEVDASGEERDNRMVFHRIRCLAAEMAGVEAPSEQPFHDIPFKRRRVPRLTEAWFC from the coding sequence TCGATGCCGCGATCGAACCGGTCCCGGAGGATATCGTCCGCCGGGCCGGCTTCATCGGCATTTCGGTGCCCATGCATACGGCAATGCGGGTCGGGATGGACCTGTCGCGCCGCATCCGGAACCTCAACCCCGGCGCGCATCTTTGCTTCTACGGACTCTACGCCACGCTGAACGCCGAGTATCTCCTGTCCCACGGGGCAGACTCGGTGATCGGCGGCGAGTTCGAACAGCCGCTCTGCGACCTGGTCGGCAGGTTGTGCGACGGCGAATCGTCAGTGGCGACCGGGGAGACCGTATCGGCCGGCGAACCCGCATCGGCCGGCGGTGAGGCCGGCGGTACGGCTGCCGCCCCGAATCTCGCCCGCCAGTCCTGGTTGGTCCCGGACCGCGATACGCTGCCCGGGCTGAAGCGGTACGCCCAGCTGGACAACGGCATTGAATCACTTCCCGCCGGTTACACCGAGACCACGCGCGGCTGCCTGCATACCTGTCTGCACTGCCCGATTACGCCGGTGTACAACGGCCGGTTCTTCGCCGTGCCCGCCGACGTGGTGCTCGCTGACGTGGACCAGCAGGTACAGATGGGGGCCCGGCACATCACCTTCGGGGACCCGGATTTTCTGAATGGCCCCACCCACGTCCTGCGCATACTCCGCAGGATGAGCGACGCCCATCCCGGCCTCACCTTCGATTTCACCACCAAGATCGAACACATCCTCCAGCACCCGTCCTTTTTCCCGGAAGCCAGGGACCTGGGCGGCATCTTTGTCGTATCGGCCGTGGAATCGGTCAGCAACCTGGTGCTGGAGCGCCTCAGGAAAGGACACACCCGCGACGACGTCGTCCGGGCCCTCGCCATCCTGCGCGACGCGGACTTGCCCATGCGGCCCTCGCTGGTGGCTTTCACGCCCTGGACGACCCTGGACGGCTACCTGGATCTGCTGGATTTCGTCGAAGTCCACGACCTGGTCGACCACATCGACCTGGTGCAGTACACCATCCGCCTGCTCGTGCCACCGGGGTCGGCCCTGCTGGCCGAAGCGGAAACCCGGTCATGGATCGGCGCGCTGGATGAAGCGGGGTTCACCTACGCCTGGCGCCATGACGATGGGCGCATGGACCGGCTGCATCAACGGGTTTCCCGTCTCGTGGAGGAGGTCGACGCGTCGGGAGAGGAAAGGGACAACCGAATGGTTTTCCACCGGATCCGGTGCCTGGCGGCGGAAATGGCGGGCGTCGAAGCGCCTTCGGAGCAGCCGTTTCACGACATCCCGTTCAAACGGCGGCGCGTCCCCAGGCTGACCGAGGCCTGGTTCTGCTGA